A single region of the Oncorhynchus keta strain PuntledgeMale-10-30-2019 chromosome 4, Oket_V2, whole genome shotgun sequence genome encodes:
- the si:ch73-174h16.4 gene encoding leucine-rich repeat-containing protein 14, with product MVLPLVNLCAKEVVSDHSSSPGWLGCVPRELYRPLLEAAFTNCRPLAVGELVQRWPERTLRAGGRRQGQSPPNRLCVQALLLAVVRGLSDKRCALQVLDLCGLQCEEGGVGDPMGGWSLTVALSTMVVQARAAAQKALGREGERERKRVLAMERERDVVKRERGGGLEEGGLLVESVRKEKEETSGCLREDQQVKGVRRRMEMERRKESAAVAGGKGEADSEVDSEVVVCVRADLFVNARSWERVRAALGTTGPLKLQCRYVRVEELSVSSIGSLLDLLPRHVLLGVDIRYSCLGVAGLALLLPQLSMFPMLSSLRLHYCNLDIRRDMAGQEGAMKDMSQGLGKLSQLRRLSLTALRLPGHLRMLLSSFPQPLEVLELPYLSLTPADLSYLSCSPHASSLQQLDLSENRLDELALPSVRRLLSQASSCLMQLSLSGCGLTDGLLAAMLPSLSCCRGLKSLGLALNPLSMAGLLDLVRTAVRMPSLRQLLYPNPLEDYQPGLPPMPSSAQLLDWPLDELVEVHEATSLQLDRVVMESGRSDLLLTCDLLNYNKDLVEQ from the exons ATGGTGCTTCCCTTGGTGAATCTTTGTGCCAAAGAGGTTGTGAGTGATCACAGTTCCTCTCCGGGTTGGCTTGGTTGTGTACCCAGGGAACTGTACAGACCGCTTCTGGAGGCTGCCTTCACCAACTGCCGCCCGCTGGCTGTCGGGGAATTGGTGCAGCGATGGCCCGAGCGGACTCTGCGGGCTGGCGGCCGGAGGCAGGGGCAGAGTCCTCCAAATCGACTCTGTGTCCAGGCTCTTTTGCTCGCAGTGGTCAGAGGGTTGTCGGACAAAAG GTGTGCTCTCCAGGTGCTGGACCTATGTGGGCTGCAgtgtgaggagggaggagtgggagaCCCAATGGGTGGTTGGTCACTGACCGTGGCCCTCAGCACCATGGTTGTACAGGCCAGGGCTGCAGCTCAGAAGGCCctcgggagagagggggaacgggAAAGGAAGAGAGTGCTGGCcatggaaagggagagagacgtggtcaaacgagaaagaggaggagggttagaggaaggCGGGCTGCTGGTGGAGTCTgtgagaaaagagaaagaggagacatCTGGGTGTCTGCGGGAGGACCAGCAGGTgaagggggtgaggaggaggatggagatggagaggagaaaggagagtgcAGCAGTGGCAGGTGGCAAGGGGGAGGCAGACTCTGAGGTAGACAGcgaggtggtggtgtgtgtgagggCTGACCTCTTTGTGAATGCCCGCTCCTGGGAGCGTGTGCGCGCAGCCCTGGGTACGACAGGCCCCCTCAAGTTACAGTGCAGGTATGTCCGTGTGGAGGAGCTCTCTGTCTCCAGCATCGGATCTCTGCTAGACCTCCTACCCCGTCATGTCCTCCTGGGAGTGGACATCCGCTACAGCTGCCTGGGGGTGGCCGGCCtggctctcctcctccctcagctcTCCATGTTCCCCATGCTGAGCTCCTTGCGGCTGCACTATTGCAACCTGGACATCCGCAGAGACATGGCTGGCCAGGAGGGGGCAATGAAGGACATGTCCCAGGGGCTGGGGAAGCTCAGTCAGCTGCGCCGCCTCAGCCTCACTGCCCTCCGGCTGCCTGGACACCTCCGCATGCTGCTCAG cTCTTTCCCTCAGCCGCTGGAGGTGCTGGAGCTTCCCTACCTGAGCCTAACCCCCGCCGACCTCTCCTATCTATCCTGCAGCCCGCACGCCTCCTCATTGCAGCAATTGGACCTGAGTGAGAACAGGCTGGATGAGTTGGCCTTGCCCTCGGTGCGTCGCCTCCTCTCCCAGGCGTCCAGCTGCCTCATGCAACTTTCCCTGAGCGGCTGTGGTCTCACCGACGGCCTATTGGCGGCAATGCTCCCGTCGCTCAGCTGCTGCCGGGGCCTGAAGAGCCTGGGCCTCGCCTTGAACCCGCTCTCCATGGCCGGGCTCCTGGACCTGGTGAGGACGGCGGTCAGGATGCCCTCCCTCCGACAGCTTCTGTACCCCAATCCCCTGGAGGACTACCAGCCTGGGCTGCCCCCCATGCCCTCCAGTGCCCAGCTGCTGGACTGGCCCTTGGATGAGCTGGTGGAGGTCCACGAGGCCACCAGTCTCCAACTGGACAGGGTGGTGATGGAGAGTGGCCGCTCGGACCTGTTACTGACCTGCGACCTTCTCAACTACAATAAAGACTTGGTGGAGCAGTGA